CTTTTATGTTTTCCTTATATCCTCTTTTCTCCTTATATTAATGAAGAAAATAGTATAAATGTCCTGTAATAGGGATTTCTATCATGTAACAATATCCTGTAATCTATGTTATGTAACATCCCGTAATTTATCATGTCTTATTATATCTCTTTAACTCTTCTATAAGTTCTTCCGAATATTCCGGCACAGCGCCCGGTTTTGATGCAACGTACGTCCCCAGGGTGGTGGCAATTGATAGGGCTTTTGAAGCTCCGTTTCCGGATAGATAAGCATAAAGGAACCCTGCAGAAAAAGCATCACCCGCTCCTACGGTATCTGCGACTTCTATTGGGGAGGCACTCACTTCCTCATAAACTCCATCATGGTAAACAGCCGCCCCATCAGGTCCTTTTGTTATGCAGATCACGGACATTTCAGGGTATCTGTCCGTAAGCAGGCGGCAGAGAGTCCGGAATTTATATATGGTATCAAAAAGCATTCCGGAAATTGCTTCCGCTTCTTCTTCATTCATCTTGAGGATTGTACAGTGTTCAAGGGAAGAAAGGATCCATTCTTCTGTATAGTACTCTGCTCTCAGATTTACATCATAGAAAAAATGTTTTGTTTTTATTTCCTGAAAGAGCCTTTTAAGAGTTTTCCGGTTTTCTTCAGACCTCTGAGCAAGGGTCCCAAAGCAAAAAACATCCCATTCGTCTCCTGCAAGAGCTTCAAATTGCTTTTCATCCGGAGTAATCACATCCCATGCCACTCCTTCATTTATTGAAAAAACGGGGATTCCTTCATACTTCAATTCCACAGTAACGGTGCCTGTAGGCCTTTTCTCATCAATAAGGATGTATGAAGTATCAACTCCCATCTCTTCAGCCCTGGATAGGAGAATTTTTCCAAGCTCATCCTTTCCAACTGCTGTAAGCACAGCTGTTCTTGCCCCCAGTTTTGCAAGGTGGGCTGCCAGGTTAAGGGGGGCACCTCCCAGATGAGCTGTGCCTTTGATAGTATCGAAAAGAGCTTCCCCGAAAGTGAGTGCTCTTATCGGTTTAATAGCTCCTTTTTCACCTTTCCACTCCTTTTTCACCTTTCCACTCCTTTTTACTGGTTACTTTCAGATTTTATACTTCATATACTCTCCATGTGTGCTTCATATACTCTCCATGGCTCTTTATATACTCTTATATATACGCTTCATTTATATTCAACGGTTTCTTATACCAGGTGAGCTTTCAGCTACGTCGTTTTGCTCCTGCTGATATTTCACTCCATGTGATGTTTTTATCTCCTGCATACTTACGAAATAGTTTTATATAATATCTGCTTACGGGACATCCTGTTTAATTCAGGCTGCAGGGGAGAAATCACATTCAGGAGCACAGCAGGTTCTTGGGCACGGAAAAAGTAAGTAAACTCCTTTTCAGGCTTTCAGCCCCTTCAATTATCGGGATGCTTGTCTATGCCTTTTACAATGTAGTGGACACTATCTTCATTGGCAGGGCTCTGGGGGAGGAAAGCGTTTCCGGTATTGGGGGGCTTGTAATAGCTTTTCCAATCCACATGCTTGCAATGGGGATAGCAATCGGACTGGGGATAGGAGGTTCTTCAATTGTCTCACGGGCTCTTGGGTCAAAAGAGCTGCATAAAGCTGAAAAAGCCCTGGGAACTGTATTTTTTCTGGGAATTTTCCTGGGATTTGCCTACTCCTTTACAGGGCTTTTCTTCCTCGAATCGCTGCTGAAAATCTTTGGAGCAACCCCCGGAATAATGCCCTATGCACGGGCTTATCTTGAGATTATAATGGCAGGGTCTGCGGTTTTTACCTTAGGAATTGCAACCGAAGACCTTGTAAGAGCTGAAGGTAACGCCAGATATGCAATGTTCGGAATGATTTTCGGAGCCGGCCTGAACATAATACTTGATCCCATCTTTATTTTCTGGCTTGATATGGGAGTCAGAGGAGCCGCTATTGCAACTGTCCTTTCCCAGCTCGCAGCAACAGTCTTCCTCTTGCGTTATTTCCTTTCCGGAAAAAGCTCGGTTGTCTTTAAGCCTGAGTTACTGGTCCCTGATATGACAATCTCAAAGGAACTGGCAGTAATAGGTATCGGCCCCTTCATTATTGAAGCATCAAATAGCACCATGATGATTTTTGTAAATAATGCCCTTGCAACATACGGAGGGGATGTCTCAATTGCAGCCTTCGGGATCATCCACAGGCTTCTCATGCTCATATTTCTTCCTCTTCTAGGTATCTCTTTTGGCCTCCAGCCCATAGTGGGCTATAATTACGGGGCAAAGCAGTTTTCAAGAGTGGCGGAATCGGTTAAAGTCGCACTGATGGTGAGCACTCTATTTTCTTTGCCAGGGTTCCTGCTAATGTTCTTTTTCCCTGAACCTATCATCCAGATCTTCAGCTCTGATCCGGAACTCACAGCTGCAGGAGCCGGAGCCATGAAGATTGTTGTGCTGATCCTGCCATTCATAGGTTTCCAGCTCGTAGGCACAACAGTGTTTCAGGCTCTTGGGAAGCCCGTACCGGCTTTTGTCCTGTCACTGGCAAGACAGATCCTTTTCCTGCTGCCCCTTGTGCTGATTTTGCCGAGGTTTTACGGGCTTGACGGAGTCTGGGCTGCATTTCCGATTTCTGATTTCCTGGCGTGCGGGCTTGCAGCCGGGATGATGTGGAGAGAATACCGGAAGTATAAGAATAAAGAAAAGCAGAAGAACTAAATGTTGAACTTTACTGCCTTTTCTCAATACATTTAAAAAAAGTAAAGAAAAGGATATTTCAGTTTATATCCTGCAGTTTGAAGCGGGTTTTTGAACTCAGCTCCGGTTAGTCTCAGAACAGGTTTATATTCTTATAATCGCTTCGAGAACTTCATCAGCGCTGGCATATTCCTTGTCCTTAAGCATACCAAGTTTCTGCAGCAACATAATGTTCATTGCACCGCTCTTCCTTACATGCGCGATAAGCTCACCCTTTTTTACAGGATAATTCACATTTTTTAACACTTTCTGCATTTCCGCAGGAGCGGCCTGTGCACTACTTCCAGTTTCCATGACGTTTCCCCCTTTACCCAGTTCAGTTGCCTTTAATTTTCTATATGCGGTATCTTTCACTTTCTGCCATAGGGTATCTTGCGGATATTTTCCTCAGTAAACCTCTGGCGGTAATTCCTGGTGTTCAACCATAGATATCCGTGTTCCATTTTCAGGTATGCACCCTGAAGATCCAGTATGTTATTCTCTGCCTGCTTTCTTTCAGAAACCTGATAAGGTCTTTTGCTGGATAAATGATATCCTTATGAATATGAGCTCTTAAACCTCAAATGGACCTCGTTTGATAGTTTCACGTCAGTAAATCAGGTAGCTCTCATTTTTCCCCCTGATTGCCCACCTCTCCTATATATTATATTCAATTATATAAAAAATAATTCCGCTAAAACATTTATTAAAGGACATTTATCAGGCTTTTAAGCCCAAATTTCTTTATTTTGAAGGAAAAAAATGAAAAATACAATAAAATGCTCGAAAAACGCTCATGTCATATGGGCACTTATAAGGAAAATATTAAGACGCTTTTAATCTGCCTTTTATTATTTTTTTCTCAATATTTTCAAAATAAGAAATGAATATGCGGTTAACCGGGATTAGATAATCTTTCAGGGTGAGCAATATCCCTGTAGAAAGTGATGCCACCAGAAAAGAACCGGCTATATCCATGGGAAAATGCAGCCCCGAATACACCCTGGCAAGCCCGCTTAAGAATGCTAGAACTAAAAATATGGCACCTCTATACCTTAGATAATTGAATGCCAGGAGCATGATAGATACGGAAAACATCACCGTAGCATGGTCGGACGGAAAGGAAGACTCGGCAGCATGTGTTATCAGCAGTGTACCTGTGGGAACCATAAAAGGCCTCGGATGAAAGTAGAAAAGAGTGATAATGAAATTTATCCCGAGTCCGAGAACCGATGCATATCCGGCAAATAATGCTTCCTGGCGATATTCACTTTTTGTAAGCCAGATACAGGCAAGATAGGCAGCAAAAATATAAATGATATTCTTTGCCGCAAATATCATTGTGCTATCAAGGACATGATTTTTTCCAGCAATATCATTTATTAAATGAAATAAGGTAAGATTCGGATCCGTTATCATAAAGCTCACTTTAAAACATATATGTTTAATTTATATTATTTTATTTCGTTAATTGACTCCTGGTTCCAACATAGATTGGAAGCCAGCTGCCTGATAAATTCTGAGTTCGTGGGTCTGTAAAGAGGTATTTTCTTCTGAGATCCAAATACCGTTGTCTATTTATTCCTCAATCCTGCCCGACCAGTTAATATTGGAAAGTAAACTTAAAAAGAAATTCAAGTTTAGCTGCTGTTTAATTCCAATCTTTCTTAAAAAATTTATCTGCAATACAAAATCAATACATCTATATACTACATCTAACACTTATGAAATATATATCTCCAAATATTAATATGGGACGAAAAACATGCTTTTGTTGGACATAACAACATTTGAGCTCGAAAATAGTGTGAAGGTGTTTAAGCGGTGGGAACAGGTTGAAGGTGAAGGTTCTCCGGAAGGGCTGAAAGTTATTAACCAGTGGTTTGATGCCGGAGGAGGACGCATAATTACCGTCTATGATGTAGAGTCCATTAAAGACTATGTGGCTTACAATTTTTCATTCACTGACCTGTGCCATGTTGAAGTGTTCCCGATTGTGGGAGCCGAAGAGTTTAAAAATTTTGTATTCAAATGTATGGAAAGTTTAAATGCAAAAAATCTCTTTTGAATGCGTAATCCTGCTGAAACTCCTGATCTTTTATAATTATTTCCTATTAACTGCTCGATTAATAAATAAGCAGGTTATCCAGTCCTTACCGGATCTTTTGGGCAGTTTTATTCAATTTATTTCTGTTCCGGATTCAAAGAATAAATATTATTCAGTACTTTTTAACACCAGCTTTTCTTTTTTTCCGTCCATTACCAGTGTAACTTTTACAGTACAATCTTCTCCAAGTCCAGTTCCCCCATTCCGATAAATATAAACTGTCCTGTACGGAGTGCATAGTAGATCTATAGTGTGTTTGAACACGGCTCTCTGATCTTTTACCGAGCCCCCTTCAGAACAGGACCTGACAACATAGTTGCAGTCCTTGCGGTCTAAAGTAACATTTCCAGAGCCTTCACTTGAACCTGCATCATAAGAGTATTCAAACGGTTTAGGGAAGGAGGACTCGGACAGGTTATGTTTGTAAGTTATGATAAGCCTGCTTTCGTCCTTCCCATAATAATGGGTTTTACGGTCTGCAGTTATGAAAATATGTGTTTCGTTTAACAGATATTTTGCTTTCCAGTTCTCACTCTCGCCTTCAAGAGTATCATTATAGAAGATCACTTTTTTCTCAGTTATCAGCGAATTTGCGGAACAGATTGCAGGAAGTATTAATATCAGGACAAAACCTGATAAAAGGAGACTGAGTGCTTTCTTGCTTGTTTTTATTTTAAGTACCTCCTGTTGAGAGAACATCCCTGTATTCAGACTTACTATTTAATTTATGGAAGCCCATAAAATACTTTGTTGTAATGACATAAGGCAAAAATTTTAAGTATTTCTTATGTTGACTGGAAGAAATTAGGGTTTTCTAAAGGTACATTGCATTACATGAAGCAGAATGCAAAATCAGATAAGCTGTTTACTCTTAACAGCCATATTCTTGAGAGGGTAAATAAATGGGAAGCATTATTTTCAAGTCAAAAGTAAAAAATGTGTATGTTTTTACTGAAAAATGTAAAAATATGTATGTATTTATATAAAAAATAAAAATGTAAAGTTTACAGTAAAATAGTTTAAAAACTAATAAATCTTATTTACCTTTAACAGTTACTATTAAAGAAATAGATCAGGGATTTGAGGCATTGCA
This window of the Methanosarcina mazei S-6 genome carries:
- a CDS encoding carbohydrate kinase family protein codes for the protein MKKEWKGEKGAIKPIRALTFGEALFDTIKGTAHLGGAPLNLAAHLAKLGARTAVLTAVGKDELGKILLSRAEEMGVDTSYILIDEKRPTGTVTVELKYEGIPVFSINEGVAWDVITPDEKQFEALAGDEWDVFCFGTLAQRSEENRKTLKRLFQEIKTKHFFYDVNLRAEYYTEEWILSSLEHCTILKMNEEEAEAISGMLFDTIYKFRTLCRLLTDRYPEMSVICITKGPDGAAVYHDGVYEEVSASPIEVADTVGAGDAFSAGFLYAYLSGNGASKALSIATTLGTYVASKPGAVPEYSEELIEELKRYNKT
- a CDS encoding MATE family efflux transporter; this translates as MGTEKVSKLLFRLSAPSIIGMLVYAFYNVVDTIFIGRALGEESVSGIGGLVIAFPIHMLAMGIAIGLGIGGSSIVSRALGSKELHKAEKALGTVFFLGIFLGFAYSFTGLFFLESLLKIFGATPGIMPYARAYLEIIMAGSAVFTLGIATEDLVRAEGNARYAMFGMIFGAGLNIILDPIFIFWLDMGVRGAAIATVLSQLAATVFLLRYFLSGKSSVVFKPELLVPDMTISKELAVIGIGPFIIEASNSTMMIFVNNALATYGGDVSIAAFGIIHRLLMLIFLPLLGISFGLQPIVGYNYGAKQFSRVAESVKVALMVSTLFSLPGFLLMFFFPEPIIQIFSSDPELTAAGAGAMKIVVLILPFIGFQLVGTTVFQALGKPVPAFVLSLARQILFLLPLVLILPRFYGLDGVWAAFPISDFLACGLAAGMMWREYRKYKNKEKQKN
- a CDS encoding DUF2795 domain-containing protein, with product METGSSAQAAPAEMQKVLKNVNYPVKKGELIAHVRKSGAMNIMLLQKLGMLKDKEYASADEVLEAIIRI
- a CDS encoding undecaprenyl-diphosphatase, whose product is MIFAAKNIIYIFAAYLACIWLTKSEYRQEALFAGYASVLGLGINFIITLFYFHPRPFMVPTGTLLITHAAESSFPSDHATVMFSVSIMLLAFNYLRYRGAIFLVLAFLSGLARVYSGLHFPMDIAGSFLVASLSTGILLTLKDYLIPVNRIFISYFENIEKKIIKGRLKAS
- a CDS encoding DUF3303 domain-containing protein, with translation MLLLDITTFELENSVKVFKRWEQVEGEGSPEGLKVINQWFDAGGGRIITVYDVESIKDYVAYNFSFTDLCHVEVFPIVGAEEFKNFVFKCMESLNAKNLF